The Acanthopagrus latus isolate v.2019 chromosome 6, fAcaLat1.1, whole genome shotgun sequence genome includes a region encoding these proteins:
- the iqsec1b gene encoding IQ motif and SEC7 domain-containing protein 1 isoform X6: MTIFSMKWKLRSSYQCCAAVLFSSWVSSCQVDLPEVANDVEGDAPGSEVGASVDPSSGYSCIPVTHSGGLGPDHLDSQLYGHIFLPSHSRPRRPKLQHSQSILRKQAEEEAIKRSRSLSESYELSSDLQDKQVEMLERKYGGRFITRHAARTIQTAFRQYQMNKNFERLRSSMSENRMSRRIVLSNMRMQFSFEGPEKVHSSYFEGKQVSLTDDGTKIGALVQSEHSGEMGMQAKTPTTQSDFTDAITELEDAFSRQVKSLAESIDDALNCRSLHGDDNQSEPGRGHQDMDREVSCQIKPSHGAAEHRKLDEMTASYSDVTLYIDEEELSPPLPLSQSVDRPSSTESDLRQRSLNSSQDYWSLAHKDEKGDTDTSCRSTPSLECQEQRLRVDHLPLLTIEPPSDSSVELSDRSDRSSLKRQNAYDRSLGNQQSSPKHIGHSLPPRGPSREEDATRHRPRQLEAHLAINGTANRQSKSESDFSDGDNDSINSTSNSNDTINCSSESSSRDSLREQTLSKQTYHKETRNSWDSPAFSNDIIRKRHYRIGLNLFNKKPEKGIQYLIERNFVPDTPVGVAHFLLQRKGLSRQMIGEFLGNRQKQFNRDVLDCVVDEMDFSAMELDEALRKFQAHIRVQGEAQKVERLIEAYSQRYCICNPGVVRQFRNPDTIFILAFAIILLNTDMYSPNVKPERKMKLEDFVKNLRGVDDGEDIPREMLVGIYERIRKRELKTNEDHVSQVQKVEKLIVGKKPIGSLHHGLGCVLSLPHRRLVCYCRLFEVPDPNKPQKLGLHQREIFLFNDLLVVTKIFQKKKNSVTYSFRQSFSLYGMQVLLFENQYYPNGVRLTSAIPGADIKVLINFNAPNPQDRKKFTDDLRESIAEVQEMEKYRIESELEKQKGVVRPSMSQSSGLKKDTGNGNLSRASLDDSYAIGEGLKRSALSSSLRDLSDAGKRGRRSSAGSLDSNMEGSIISSPHMRRRPPSSRDCPSRHSGQSLPSSASLLGSLFGTRRVKSPSPTPQPIHPTLISHSPHPTNLHHTARVETDTPVSMHHAQFCHVAQNPPPYHHHHHYHPPAHLQHPPHQYHPASSHGQQAPYPPHSQHSHGSHSAHSSHPAHGSHHHGPPPAPTQATGSTKPKHSGISTVV, encoded by the exons tgtgGAAGGTGATGCTCCAGGCAGCGAGGTGGGCGCCTCTGTGGACCCCAGCAGCGGCTACAGTTGCATCCCAGTGACCCACAGCGGGGGGCTCGGCCCCGATCACCTGGACAGTCAGCTCTACGGACACATCTTCCTTCCCAGCCACTCGAGGCCCCGCCGGCCCAAGCTTCAGCATTCACAGTCTATCCTCCGCaagcaggcagaggaggaggccatCAAGCGCTCCCGCTCTCTGTCTGAGAGCTATGAGCTCTCATCAGACCTACAGGACAAGCAG GTGGAGATGCTAGAGCGCAAATATGGTGGGCGTTTCATAACCCGGCATGCAGCCCGCACCATCCAGACAGCCTTCCGCCAGTACCAGATGAACAAGAACTTTGAGCGTCTTAGAAGTTCTATGTCTGAGAACCGTATGTCCAGACGGATCGTCCTATCCAATATGAGAATGCAGTTTTCCTTTGAAGGGCCTGAAAAAGTCCACAGCTCTTATTTTGAGGGAAAGCAGGTCTCGCTAACAGATGATGGCACCAAGATTGGCGCGCTGGTGCAGTCAGAGCATAGTGGGGAAATGGGCATGCAGGCCAAGACTCCAACAACACAGAGTGACTTCACAGACGCTATTACAGAACTTGAAGATGCCTTCTCTAGGCAGGTCAAATCTCTAGCTGAGTCCATTGATGATGCTCTAAACTGTCGCAGTCTACATGGTGACGACAACCAGTCGGAGCCAGGGAGAGGTCACCAGGATATGGACAGGGAGGTCAGCTGCCAGATTAAACCCTCCCACGGCGCTGCAGAACACCGCAAACTGGACGAGATGACGGCGTCTTACAGTGACGTCACCCTTTACATCGATGAAGAAGAACTGTCACCGCCACTGCCCCTGTCTCAATCTGTCGACCGGCCCTCCAGCACAGAATCAGATTTACGTCAGCGTTCCCTCAACTCTTCCCAGGACTACTGGTCACTGGCTCATAAGGATGAGAAAGGGGACACGGACACCAGTTGCCGCAGTACACCATCTCTGGAGTGCCAAGAGCAGCGCTTGCGGGTAGACCATCTACCCTTACTTACCATTGAGCCTCCAAGCGACAGCTCGGTGGAGTTGAGTGATCGTTCAGATCGCAGCTCGTTGAAGAGACAGAACGCCTATGATCGGAGCCTCGGCAACCAGCAGAGCAGCCCTAAACACATTGGCCACAGCCTTCCACCCCGGGGGCCTTCCAGAGAAGAAGATGCCACCCGCCATCGGCCAAGACAACTGGAGGCCCATCTGGCCATCAATGGCACCGCAAATCGACAGAGCAAGTCAGAGTCTGATTTCTCTGACGGTGACAATGACAGCATCAACAGCACATCCAACTCCAACGACACCATCAACTGTAGCTCGGAGTCCTCGTCCAGGGACAGCCTGAGGGAGCAGACGCTCAGCAAGCAGACGTACCACAAGGAGACGCGCAACAGCTGGGACTCACCTGCATTCAGCAATGACATCATCCGCAAGAGACACTACCGCATTGGCCTGAACCTCTTCAACAA GAAACCAGAAAAAGGCATCCAGTATCTGATTGAGCGGAACTTTGTTCCAGACACTCCAGTGGGTGTGGcccacttcctgctgcagaggaaaggCTTGAGTAGACAGATGATTGGCGAGTTCCTGGGTAACAGACAGAAGCAGTTCAACCGTGATGTTCTTGA CTGTGTGGTGGATGAAATGGACTTCTCAGCGATGGAGCTGGATGAAGCGCTCAGGAAATTTCAGGCCCACATCAGAGTGCAGGGAGAAGCTCAGAAGGTGGAGCGGCTGATAGAGGCCTACAG CCAGCGCTACTGCATCTGCAACCCCGGTGTGGTGCGACAGTTCAGGAACCCCGACACCATCTTCATCCTGGCGTTTGCCATCATCCTCCTCAACACAGACATGTACAGCCCCAACGTTAAGcctgagaggaaaatgaagctGGAGGACTTCGTTAAGAACCTTCGAG GAGTGGATGATGGGGAGGACATCCCCCGAGAGATGCTAGTAGGGATATATGAGCGGATTCGTAAGCGAGAGCTCAAGACTAATGAAGACCATGTGTCCCAGGTTCAGAAAGTGGAGAAACTCATTGTTGGTAAAAAGCCG ATTGGCTCCTTACACCATGGCCTGGGCTGT GTGCTGTCCCTCCCCCACAGGAGACTGGTCTGTTACTGCAGACTTTTTGAAGTGCCCGACCCGAACAAACCACAGAAGTTGGGCCTGCACCAAAGGGAGATCTTCCTCTTTAATGACCTCCTGGTG GTCACTAAAATTTtccaaaagaagaagaactctGTGACGTACAGCTTCCGCCAGTCCTTCTCACTTTATGGCATGCAAGTGCTGCTCTTTGAGAATCAGT ATTATCCCAACGGAGTCCGTCTGACCTCGGCCATCCCCGGAGCTGACATCAAAGTCCTCATCAACTTCAATGCACCCAATCCTCAGGACCGCAAAAAGTTCACTGACGATTTGCGGGAATCTATTGCTGAAGTCCAAGAGATGGAGAAGTACCGGATAGAAT CTGAGCTAGAGAAACAGAAGGGGGTGGTGAGGCCCAGCATGTCCCAGAGTTCAGGTTTAAAGAAGGACACGGGCAACGGCAACCTGAGCCGAGCGAGCCTCGACGACAGCTATGCCATTGGCGAAGGTCTGAAGAGGAGTGCCCTCAGCAGCTCCCTGCGAGACCTCTCAGATGCAG GCAAGCGTGGGAGACGCAGCAGTGCAGGATCACTAGACAGCAATATGGAA GGGTCCATCATTAGCAGTCCACACATGCGGCGGAGACCCCCCTCCAGCCGAGACTGCCCGTCCCGCCACAGTGGCCAGTCCCTGCCCAGCTCCGCATCACTGCTCGGATCTCTGTTTGGCACCAGACGGGTGAAGTCCCCCAGCCCCACCCCACAGCCCATTCACCCCACCCTCATTTCCCACTCCCCTCACCCCACCAACCTGCACCACACTGCGCGAGTGGAGACAGACACACCGGTCTCCATGCACCACGCCCAGTTCTGCCACGTGGCCCAGAACCCCCCGCcttaccaccaccaccaccactaccacccGCCGGCCCACTTGCAGCACCCTCCGCACCAGTACCACCCGGCCTCGTCTCATGGCCAGCAGGCTCCCTACCCGCCTCACTCACAGCACAGCCACGGGAGTCACTCAGCACACTCCTCCCACCCGGCTCACGGCTCCCACCACCACGGCCCGCCGCCAGCGCCCACCCAGGCAACCGGAAGCACCAAGCCCAAGCACAGTGGCATCAGTACGGTGGTGTGA
- the iqsec1b gene encoding IQ motif and SEC7 domain-containing protein 1 isoform X8, with protein sequence MRKDGPSLSSCHCRLCPGLCCVEGDAPGSEVGASVDPSSGYSCIPVTHSGGLGPDHLDSQLYGHIFLPSHSRPRRPKLQHSQSILRKQAEEEAIKRSRSLSESYELSSDLQDKQVEMLERKYGGRFITRHAARTIQTAFRQYQMNKNFERLRSSMSENRMSRRIVLSNMRMQFSFEGPEKVHSSYFEGKQVSLTDDGTKIGALVQSEHSGEMGMQAKTPTTQSDFTDAITELEDAFSRQVKSLAESIDDALNCRSLHGDDNQSEPGRGHQDMDREVSCQIKPSHGAAEHRKLDEMTASYSDVTLYIDEEELSPPLPLSQSVDRPSSTESDLRQRSLNSSQDYWSLAHKDEKGDTDTSCRSTPSLECQEQRLRVDHLPLLTIEPPSDSSVELSDRSDRSSLKRQNAYDRSLGNQQSSPKHIGHSLPPRGPSREEDATRHRPRQLEAHLAINGTANRQSKSESDFSDGDNDSINSTSNSNDTINCSSESSSRDSLREQTLSKQTYHKETRNSWDSPAFSNDIIRKRHYRIGLNLFNKKPEKGIQYLIERNFVPDTPVGVAHFLLQRKGLSRQMIGEFLGNRQKQFNRDVLDCVVDEMDFSAMELDEALRKFQAHIRVQGEAQKVERLIEAYSQRYCICNPGVVRQFRNPDTIFILAFAIILLNTDMYSPNVKPERKMKLEDFVKNLRGVDDGEDIPREMLVGIYERIRKRELKTNEDHVSQVQKVEKLIVGKKPIGSLHHGLGCVLSLPHRRLVCYCRLFEVPDPNKPQKLGLHQREIFLFNDLLVVTKIFQKKKNSVTYSFRQSFSLYGMQVLLFENQYYPNGVRLTSAIPGADIKVLINFNAPNPQDRKKFTDDLRESIAEVQEMEKYRIESELEKQKGVVRPSMSQSSGLKKDTGNGNLSRASLDDSYAIGEGLKRSALSSSLRDLSDAGKRGRRSSAGSLDSNMEGSIISSPHMRRRPPSSRDCPSRHSGQSLPSSASLLGSLFGTRRVKSPSPTPQPIHPTLISHSPHPTNLHHTARVETDTPVSMHHAQFCHVAQNPPPYHHHHHYHPPAHLQHPPHQYHPASSHGQQAPYPPHSQHSHGSHSAHSSHPAHGSHHHGPPPAPTQATGSTKPKHSGISTVV encoded by the exons tgtgGAAGGTGATGCTCCAGGCAGCGAGGTGGGCGCCTCTGTGGACCCCAGCAGCGGCTACAGTTGCATCCCAGTGACCCACAGCGGGGGGCTCGGCCCCGATCACCTGGACAGTCAGCTCTACGGACACATCTTCCTTCCCAGCCACTCGAGGCCCCGCCGGCCCAAGCTTCAGCATTCACAGTCTATCCTCCGCaagcaggcagaggaggaggccatCAAGCGCTCCCGCTCTCTGTCTGAGAGCTATGAGCTCTCATCAGACCTACAGGACAAGCAG GTGGAGATGCTAGAGCGCAAATATGGTGGGCGTTTCATAACCCGGCATGCAGCCCGCACCATCCAGACAGCCTTCCGCCAGTACCAGATGAACAAGAACTTTGAGCGTCTTAGAAGTTCTATGTCTGAGAACCGTATGTCCAGACGGATCGTCCTATCCAATATGAGAATGCAGTTTTCCTTTGAAGGGCCTGAAAAAGTCCACAGCTCTTATTTTGAGGGAAAGCAGGTCTCGCTAACAGATGATGGCACCAAGATTGGCGCGCTGGTGCAGTCAGAGCATAGTGGGGAAATGGGCATGCAGGCCAAGACTCCAACAACACAGAGTGACTTCACAGACGCTATTACAGAACTTGAAGATGCCTTCTCTAGGCAGGTCAAATCTCTAGCTGAGTCCATTGATGATGCTCTAAACTGTCGCAGTCTACATGGTGACGACAACCAGTCGGAGCCAGGGAGAGGTCACCAGGATATGGACAGGGAGGTCAGCTGCCAGATTAAACCCTCCCACGGCGCTGCAGAACACCGCAAACTGGACGAGATGACGGCGTCTTACAGTGACGTCACCCTTTACATCGATGAAGAAGAACTGTCACCGCCACTGCCCCTGTCTCAATCTGTCGACCGGCCCTCCAGCACAGAATCAGATTTACGTCAGCGTTCCCTCAACTCTTCCCAGGACTACTGGTCACTGGCTCATAAGGATGAGAAAGGGGACACGGACACCAGTTGCCGCAGTACACCATCTCTGGAGTGCCAAGAGCAGCGCTTGCGGGTAGACCATCTACCCTTACTTACCATTGAGCCTCCAAGCGACAGCTCGGTGGAGTTGAGTGATCGTTCAGATCGCAGCTCGTTGAAGAGACAGAACGCCTATGATCGGAGCCTCGGCAACCAGCAGAGCAGCCCTAAACACATTGGCCACAGCCTTCCACCCCGGGGGCCTTCCAGAGAAGAAGATGCCACCCGCCATCGGCCAAGACAACTGGAGGCCCATCTGGCCATCAATGGCACCGCAAATCGACAGAGCAAGTCAGAGTCTGATTTCTCTGACGGTGACAATGACAGCATCAACAGCACATCCAACTCCAACGACACCATCAACTGTAGCTCGGAGTCCTCGTCCAGGGACAGCCTGAGGGAGCAGACGCTCAGCAAGCAGACGTACCACAAGGAGACGCGCAACAGCTGGGACTCACCTGCATTCAGCAATGACATCATCCGCAAGAGACACTACCGCATTGGCCTGAACCTCTTCAACAA GAAACCAGAAAAAGGCATCCAGTATCTGATTGAGCGGAACTTTGTTCCAGACACTCCAGTGGGTGTGGcccacttcctgctgcagaggaaaggCTTGAGTAGACAGATGATTGGCGAGTTCCTGGGTAACAGACAGAAGCAGTTCAACCGTGATGTTCTTGA CTGTGTGGTGGATGAAATGGACTTCTCAGCGATGGAGCTGGATGAAGCGCTCAGGAAATTTCAGGCCCACATCAGAGTGCAGGGAGAAGCTCAGAAGGTGGAGCGGCTGATAGAGGCCTACAG CCAGCGCTACTGCATCTGCAACCCCGGTGTGGTGCGACAGTTCAGGAACCCCGACACCATCTTCATCCTGGCGTTTGCCATCATCCTCCTCAACACAGACATGTACAGCCCCAACGTTAAGcctgagaggaaaatgaagctGGAGGACTTCGTTAAGAACCTTCGAG GAGTGGATGATGGGGAGGACATCCCCCGAGAGATGCTAGTAGGGATATATGAGCGGATTCGTAAGCGAGAGCTCAAGACTAATGAAGACCATGTGTCCCAGGTTCAGAAAGTGGAGAAACTCATTGTTGGTAAAAAGCCG ATTGGCTCCTTACACCATGGCCTGGGCTGT GTGCTGTCCCTCCCCCACAGGAGACTGGTCTGTTACTGCAGACTTTTTGAAGTGCCCGACCCGAACAAACCACAGAAGTTGGGCCTGCACCAAAGGGAGATCTTCCTCTTTAATGACCTCCTGGTG GTCACTAAAATTTtccaaaagaagaagaactctGTGACGTACAGCTTCCGCCAGTCCTTCTCACTTTATGGCATGCAAGTGCTGCTCTTTGAGAATCAGT ATTATCCCAACGGAGTCCGTCTGACCTCGGCCATCCCCGGAGCTGACATCAAAGTCCTCATCAACTTCAATGCACCCAATCCTCAGGACCGCAAAAAGTTCACTGACGATTTGCGGGAATCTATTGCTGAAGTCCAAGAGATGGAGAAGTACCGGATAGAAT CTGAGCTAGAGAAACAGAAGGGGGTGGTGAGGCCCAGCATGTCCCAGAGTTCAGGTTTAAAGAAGGACACGGGCAACGGCAACCTGAGCCGAGCGAGCCTCGACGACAGCTATGCCATTGGCGAAGGTCTGAAGAGGAGTGCCCTCAGCAGCTCCCTGCGAGACCTCTCAGATGCAG GCAAGCGTGGGAGACGCAGCAGTGCAGGATCACTAGACAGCAATATGGAA GGGTCCATCATTAGCAGTCCACACATGCGGCGGAGACCCCCCTCCAGCCGAGACTGCCCGTCCCGCCACAGTGGCCAGTCCCTGCCCAGCTCCGCATCACTGCTCGGATCTCTGTTTGGCACCAGACGGGTGAAGTCCCCCAGCCCCACCCCACAGCCCATTCACCCCACCCTCATTTCCCACTCCCCTCACCCCACCAACCTGCACCACACTGCGCGAGTGGAGACAGACACACCGGTCTCCATGCACCACGCCCAGTTCTGCCACGTGGCCCAGAACCCCCCGCcttaccaccaccaccaccactaccacccGCCGGCCCACTTGCAGCACCCTCCGCACCAGTACCACCCGGCCTCGTCTCATGGCCAGCAGGCTCCCTACCCGCCTCACTCACAGCACAGCCACGGGAGTCACTCAGCACACTCCTCCCACCCGGCTCACGGCTCCCACCACCACGGCCCGCCGCCAGCGCCCACCCAGGCAACCGGAAGCACCAAGCCCAAGCACAGTGGCATCAGTACGGTGGTGTGA